From the genome of Impatiens glandulifera chromosome 9, dImpGla2.1, whole genome shotgun sequence, one region includes:
- the LOC124915572 gene encoding 39S ribosomal protein L41-A, mitochondrial-like, whose amino-acid sequence MPLGLIIQSIGRAYRRKRTSSLSILTSKSGPRNYYKGKNCKPTGFHTRKGGYVVQEEKLPNYVVPDLTGFKLKPYVSQVARDVASTN is encoded by the exons ATGCCTCTAGGATTGATTATTCAGAGTATTGGAAGGGCTTATAGAAGAAAGAGGACATCTTCTCTTAGCATTCTCACATCAAAGTCTGGTCCGCGTAATTATTACAAGGGGAAGAACTGCAAGCCAACTGGTTTCCATACACGCAAAG GAGGGTATGTAGTTCAGGAAGAAAAGCTGCCTAATTATGTTGTCCCTGATTTAACTGGTTTTAAG CTAAAGCCTTATGTATCTCAAGTGGCAAGAGATGTTGCATCTACCAATTAA
- the LOC124916261 gene encoding serine carboxypeptidase-like, with protein MGLSSCLILFPLLFFSCPILSSSSSPLRTSKVNNSKLFPSSGVNSSRPSFGRLPDAVLSSSLVEKQFRLPVHAGPSIQNLGHYAGYYRLPHSKDARMFYYFFESRNNKRSDPVVIWLSGGPGYSSSIALFYENGPYHIANNNSLVWNDYGWDQVSNLIYVDQPTGTGFSYSSDKSDIRVDQEGVSNDLYDFLQAFFKEHPQYLRNDFYITGESYAGHYIPVLASRIHSENRNGDGAPINLKGFAIGNGFTDPVVQYKSFPDYALRAKLITESQAREVARFIPACEKDAAKCRGEGGRDSCIDAHISCGHIHGGIMRSIGSINYFDTRKECVGKRCYDFSYMENLLNEESVKRALGVGNIKFVSMSPDVYFAMIKDTMRNHAVRIPPLLENGIKVLIYAGEYDIVCNWLGISRWVNAMKWSGQKNFNAASIIPYVVDGSVKGQHKEYGPLSFLKVNDAGHMVPMDQPKAALEMLKRWIQWTQTNASVR; from the exons ATGGGGCTCTCTTCATGTCTAATTCTATTTCCTCTGCTTTTCTTCTCCTGTCCAATTCTTTCATCATCGTCTTCTCCTTTGCGGACATCAAAGGTTAATAATTCCAAATTGTTTCCCAGTTCCGGCGTCAACTCCAGCAGGCCTTCTTTCGGCCGATTACCCGATGCAGTACTGTCGTCCTCATTGGTCGAAAAGCAATTCAGACTCCCAGTCCATGCAGGTCCTTCGATTCAGAATTTGGGTCATTACGCCGGCTATTATCGACTTCCTCACTCTAAAGATGCAAG GATGTTTTACTACTTCTTTGAGTCGAGAAATAATAAGAGAAGTGACCCAGTTGTGATATGGTTGTCCGGAGGACCCGGATACAGCAGTTCAATTGCTCTGTTTTATGAAAACGGGCCTTACCATATAGCCAACAACAATTCTCTTGTCTGGAATGACTATGGTTGGGACCAGGTCTCGAACTTGATCTATGTGGACCAGCCCACCGGCACTGGTTTCAGCTATAGTTCCGATAAATCTGATATTCGTGTCGATCAAGAGGGTGTTAGCAATGACTTATATGACTTCTTGCAG gCATTCTTCAAAGAACATCCTCAATATTTGAGGAACGATTTCTATATAACAGGAGAATCATATGCCGGCCACTATATCCCTGTCTTAGCCTCTCGGATTCACAGTGAAAACAGAAACGGAGATGGTGCTCCCATTAACCTTaag GGTTTTGCTATTGGAAATGGATTTACAGACCCTGTAGTTCAATACAAATCATTTCCAGATTATGCTTTAAGAGCGAAGCTGATCACAGAATCTCAAGCCCGTGAAGTCGCCAGATTCATACCAGCCTGCGAGAAAGACGCAGCTAAATGCA gaggagagggAGGTAGGGATAGTTGTATTGATGCACATATTTCATGTGGTCACATACATGGTGGTATAATGAGATCTATTGGTTCTATAAAT TATTTCGACACTCGAAAAGAATGTGTGGGTAAACGTTGTTATGATTTCTCGTATATGGAAAACCTGTTAAATGAAGAATCGGTTAAAAGAGCCCTTGGAGTTGGGAATATTAAGTTTGTATCTATGAGCCCGGATGTTTATTTTGCGATGATTAAGGATACGATGAGGAATCATGCAGTGAGAATTCCTCCCCTTCTTGAAAATGGAATTAAGGTCTTGATATATGCAGGAGAATATGATATTGTTTGTAATTGGCTTG GGATCTCTAGGTGGGTTAATGCGATGAAATGGTCGGGTCAGAAAAATTTCAATGCAGCTTCCATAATTCCATATGTAGTCGACGGTTCTGTGAAGGGACAACATAAAGAATATGGACCTCTATCATTCCTTAAG GTTAATGATGCGGGGCATATGGTTCCTATGGATCAACCCAAAGCGGCATTGGAGATGCTGAAAAGATGGATACAATGGACCCAGACTAATGCTTCAGTGAGATaa
- the LOC124916262 gene encoding serine carboxypeptidase-like codes for MGLSSCLILFPLFFFCCPILSSSSSSLRTSKVNNSNLFPSSGVNSGRPSSGRLPDAAVSSSLVEKQFRLPVHGNPSIENLGHYAGYYQLPHSKDARMFYYFFESRKNKSRDPVVIWLSGGPGYSSSIALFYENGPFRIANNNYLVWNDYGWDQVSNMIYVDQPTGTGFSYSSDKSDIRVDQEGVSNDLYDFLQAFFAEHPQYLRNDFYITGESYAGHYIPVLASRIQSGNINGDGALINLKGLAIGNGFTDPVVQYKSIPDYALRAKLITQSQASEVARFIPACENDAAKCNANIGTGGGGEEGRNSCIDAHTSCSHIHGVLLRYIGSMNYFDTRKECVGKLCYDFSYMENLLNEESVKSALGVGNIKFVSLSPDVNFAMIKDRMRNHAVRIPPLLEKGIKVLLYVGEHDIVCNWIGISRWVRAMKWSGQNKFNATSKVPYEVNGVVKGRLKRYGPLSFLKFYKAGHMVPMDQPKAALKMLKRWTQGTSVSFERNQKTFNNYSRPLKIIQNAIIMPMSEIRSEKPMDSFGNLIALF; via the exons ATGGGACTCTCTTCATGTCTAATTCTATTTCCTCTGTTTTTCTTCTGCTGTCCAATTCTttcatcatcgtcttcttctTTGCGGACATCAAAGGTTAATAATTCCAATTTGTTTCCCAGTTCCGGCGTCAACTCCGGCAGGCCTTCTTCCGGCAGATTACCCGATGCTGCAGTGTCGTCCTCATTGGTCGAAAAGCAATTCAGACTCCCAGTCCATGGTAATCCTTCGATTGAGAATTTGGGTCATTACGCAGGCTATTATCAACTTCCTCACTCTAAAGATGCAAG GATGTTTTACTACTTCTTTGAGTCGAGAAAGAATAAGAGTAGGGACCCAGTTGTGATATGGTTGTCCGGAGGACCCGGATACAGCAGTTCAATTGCTCTGTTTTATGAAAACGGGCCTTTCCGGATAGCAAACAACAATTATCTTGTCTGGAATGACTATGGTTGGGACCAGGTCTCAAACATGATCTATGTGGACCAGCCCACCGGCACCGGTTTCAGCTACAGTTCCGATAAATCTGATATTCGTGTCGATCAAGAAGGTGTTAGCAATGACTTATATGACTTCTTGCAG gcATTCTTCGCTGAACATCCTCAATATTTGAGGAACGATTTCTACATAACCGGAGAATCATATGCCGGCCACTATATCCCTGTCTTAGCCTCTCGGATTCAAAGTGGAAACATAAACGGAGATGGAGCTCTCATTAACCTTaag gGTTTAGCTATTGGAAATGGATTTACAGACcctgtagttcaatacaagtcAATCCCAGATTATGCTTTAAGAGCGAAGCTGATCACACAATCTCAAGCCAGTGAAGTCGCCAGATTCATACCAGCCTGCGAGAATGACGCAGCTAAATGCA atgcAAATATAGGaacaggaggaggaggagaagaaggtaGAAATAGTTGTATTGATGCACATACTTCCTGTAGTCACATACATGGTGTTCTATTGAGATATATTGGTTCTATGAAT TATTTCGACACTCGAAAGGAATGTGTGGGTAAACTTTGCTATGATTTCTCGTATATGGAAAACCTATTAAACGAGGAATCGGTTAAAAGTGCCCTTGGAGTTGGAAATATTAAGTTTGTATCTTTGAGCCCTGATGTTAATTTTGCGATGATTAAGGATAGGATGAGGAATCATGCAGTGAGAATTCctccacttcttgaaaaaggaatTAAGGTCTTGTTATATGTAGGAGAACATGATATTGTTTGTAATTGGATTG GGATCTCTAGGTGGGTTCGAGCGATGAAATGGTCGGGTCAGAACAAATTCAATGCTACTTCCAAAGTTCCATATGAAGTCAATGGTGTTGTGAAGGGAAGACTTAAAAGATATGGACCTCTTTCATTCCTCAAG TTTTATAAAGCGGGTCATATGGTTCCTATGGATCAACCCAAAGCGGCATTAAAGATGCTGAAAAGATGGACACAAGGGACTTCGGTTTCG tttgaaagaaatcagaAAACTTTTAACAATTATAGTAGGCCATTAAAGATTATTCAGAATGCCATTATCATGCCGATGTCGGAGATTAGATCCGAAAAACCAATGGATTCATTTGGAAATCTTATTGCGCTTTTTTAA
- the LOC124916263 gene encoding serine carboxypeptidase-like — protein sequence MGLSSCLILFPLFFFSCSILLSSSFPLRTSKVNNSSLFPSSGDPSSGRLPDAAASSSLVEKQFRLPVHGNPSIENLGHYAGYYRLPHSKDARMFYYFFESRKNKGSDPVVIWLSGGPGYSGSIALFYENGPYHITNNNSLVWNDYGWDQVSNLIYVDQPTGTGFSYSSDKSDIRVDQEGVSNDLYDFLQAFFKEHPQYLKNDFYITGESYAGHFIPVLASRIHSGNINGDGALINLKGLAIGNGFIDPVVQYKSFPDYALRAKLITQSQASEVARFIPACEKDAAKCREGGRDSCIDAHTSCSHIHGVLMKYIGYRNYFDTRKECVGKHCYDFSYLEKLLNEESVKRALGVGNIKFVSMSPDVYFAMIKDKMRNHAVRIPPLLENGIKVLIYAGEYDIVCNWLGISRWVNAMTWSGQKNFNVSSTVPYVVNGAVKGQLNEYGPLSFLKVHDAGHMVPMDQPKTALEMLKRWTQGTRTIASVR from the exons ATGGGTCTCTCTTCATGTCTAATTCTATTTCCTCTGTTTTTCTTCTCCTGTTCAATTCTTTTATCATCGTCTTTTCCTTTGCGTACATCAAAGGTTAATAATTCCAGCTTGTTTCCCAGCTCCGGCGACCCTTCTTCCGGCAGATTACCCGATGCAGCAGCGTCGTCCTCATTGGTCGAAAAACAATTCAGACTCCCAGTCCATGGTAATCCTTCGATTGAGAATTTGGGTCATTACGCCGGCTATTATCGACTTCCTCACTCTAAAGATGCAAG GATGTTTTACTACTTCTTTGAGTCTAGAAAGAATAAGGGAAGTGACCCAGTTGTGATATGGCTGAGCGGAGGACCCGGATACAGCGGTTCAATTGCTCTGTTTTATGAAAACGGGCCTTACCATATAACCAACAACAATTCTCTTGTCTGGAATGACTATGGTTGGGACCAGGTCTCGAACTTGATCTATGTGGACCAGCCCACCGGCACTGGTTTCAGCTATAGTTCCGATAAATCTGATATTCGTGTCGATCAAGAGGGTGTTAGCAATGACTTATATGACTTCTTGCAG GCATTCTTCAAAGAACATCCTCAATATTTGAAGAACGATTTCTACATAACTGGAGAATCATATGCCGGACACTTTATCCCTGTCTTAGCCTCTCGGATTCACAGTGGAAACATAAACGGAGATGGAGCTCTCATTAACCTTaag gGTTTAGCTATTGGAAATGGATTTATAGACcctgtagttcaatacaagtcATTCCCAGATTATGCTTTAAGAGCGAAGCTGATCACACAATCTCAAGCCAGTGAAGTCGCCAGATTCATACCAGCCTGCGAGAAAGACGCAGCTAAATGCA GAGAAGGAGGCAGAGATAGTTGTATTGATGCACATACTTCATGTAGTCACATACATGGTGTCCTAATGAAATATATTGGTTACAGGAAT TATTTCGACACTCGAAAGGAATGTGTGGGTAAACATTGCTATGATTTCTCGTATTTGGAAAAACTGTTAAATGAGGAATCGGTTAAGAGAGCCCTTGGAGTTGGGAATATTAAGTTTGTATCTATGAGCCCGGATGTTTATTTTGCGATGATTAAGGATAAGATGAGGAATCATGCAGTGAGAATTCCACCGCTTCTCGAAAATGGAATTAAGGTCTTGATATATGCAGGAGAATATGATATTGTTTGTAATTGGCTTG GGATCTCTAGGTGGGTTAATGCGATGACATGGTCGGGTCAGAAAAATTTCAATGTTTCTTCCACGGTTCCATATGTAGTCAACGGTGCTGTGAAGGGACAACTTAATGAATATGGACCTCTATCATTTCTCAAG GTTCATGATGCGGGTCATATGGTTCCTATGGATCAACCCAAAACGGCATTAGAGATGCTGAAAAGATGGACACAAGGCACCCGAACTATTGCTTCTGTGAGAtaa
- the LOC124916264 gene encoding serine carboxypeptidase-like, with translation MGLSSCLILFPLLFFCCPILSSSSSPLRTSKVINSKLFPSSGVNSSRPSFGRLPNAVLSSSLVEKQFRLPVHGPSIQNLGHYAGYYRLPHSKDARMFYYFFESRNSKRSDPVVIWLSGGPGYSSSIAPFYENGPYHITNNNSLVWNDYGWDHVSNMIYVDQPTGTGFSYSSDKSDIRVDQEGVSNDLYDFLQAFLYVKEHPQYLRNDFYITGESYADHYIPVLDSRIHSGNRNGDGAPINLKGFAIGNGFTDPVVQYKSFPDYALRAKLITESQAREVARFIPAYEKDAAKCRGEGGRDSCIDAHISCGHIHGGIMRSIGSINYYDTRKECVGKRCYDFSYMEKLLNEESVKRALGVGNIKFVSMSPDVYFAMIKDTMRNHAVRIPPFLENGIKILIYAGEYDIVCNWLGISRWVNAMKWSGQKNFNAASIVPYVVDGSVKGQHKEYGPLSFLKVRNAGHMVPMDQPKTALEMLKRWTQWTQTNASVR, from the exons ATGGGGCTCTCTTCATGTCTAATTCTATTTCCTCTGCTTTTCTTCTGCTGTCCAATTCTTTCATCATCGTCTTCTCCTTTGCGGACATCAAAGGTTATTAATTCCAAATTGTTTCCCAGTTCCGGCGTCAACTCCAGCAGGCCTTCTTTCGGCCGATTACCCAATGCAGTACTGTCGTCCTCATTGGTCGAAAAGCAATTCAGACTCCCAGTCCATGGTCCTTCGATTCAGAATTTGGGTCATTACGCCGGCTATTATCGACTTCCTCACTCTAAAGATGCAAG GATGTTTTACTACTTCTTTGAGTCGAGAAATAGTAAGAGAAGTGACCCAGTTGTGATATGGTTGTCCGGAGGACCCGGATACAGCAGTTCAATTGCTCCGTTTTATGAAAACGGGCCTTACCATATAACCAACAACAATTCTCTTGTCTGGAATGACTATGGTTGGGACCATGTCTCTAACATGATCTATGTGGACCAGCCCACCGGCACCGGTTTCAGCTACAGTTCCGATAAATCTGATATTCGTGTCGATCAAGAGGGTGTTAGCAATGACTTATATGACTTCTTGCAG GCATTCTTATATGTCAAAGAACATCCTCAATATTTGAGGAACGATTTCTACATAACCGGAGAATCATATGCCGACCACTATATTCCTGTCTTAGACTCTCGGATTCACAGTGGAAACAGAAACGGAGATGGTGCTCCCATTAACCTTaag GGTTTTGCTATTGGAAATGGATTTACAGACcctgtagttcaatacaagtcATTTCCAGATTATGCTTTAAGAGCGAAGCTGATCACAGAATCTCAAGCCCGTGAAGTCGCCAGATTCATACCAGCCTACGAGAAAGACGCAGCTAAATGCA gaggagaaggaggtAGGGATAGTTGTATTGATGCACATATTTCATGTGGTCACATACATGGTGGTATAATGAGATCTATTGGTTCTATAAAT TATTACGACACTCGAAAGGAATGTGTGGGTAAACGTTGCTATGATTTCTCGTATATGGAAAAACTGTTAAACGAGGAATCAGTTAAAAGAGCCCTTGGAGTTGGGAATATTAAGTTTGTATCTATGAGCCCTGATGTTTATTTTGCGATGATTAAGGATACAATGAGGAATCATGCAGTGAGAATTCCTCCGTTTCTTGAAAATGGAATTAAGATCTTGATATATGCAGGAGAATATGATATTGTTTGTAATTGGCTTG GGATCTCTAGGTGGGTTAATGCGATGAAATGGTCGGGTCAGAAAAATTTCAATGCAGCTTCCATAGTTCCATATGTAGTCGACGGTTCTGTGAAGGGACAACATAAAGAATATGGACCTCTATCATTCCTTAAGGTAAGaa ATGCTGGGCATATGGTTCCTATGGATCAACCCAAAACGGCATTGGAAATGCTGAAAAGATGGACACAATGGACCCAGACTAATGCTTCAGTGAGATaa